In Nitrosophilus alvini, the following are encoded in one genomic region:
- a CDS encoding molybdopterin oxidoreductase family protein, with protein sequence MIKKIKDFLGLDIKEDRYALADDPVFGKVAKERKPDFWVKSACGYCGVGCGLYIGVKEGKAVYTKGDPAHPVNLGTLCPKGLSEHQMLYNDNRALYPKIRKNGKLQNVSWKEAFEYTAEKFKDIQNRYGKGAVAVISTGQLLTEEFYTLGKFVQLGLGTNNYDGNTTLCMASAVMGYKQSFGSDGPPGSYEDIAKADTVFVIGANLADNHPIIVHHLMKNRKSKKIVVIDPRRSKTSQLADIYIPIKPRTDLALINGLAYIIWEQGWYDEKFINERTTGWKEFVKHLQKYLPQECAYITGIDVKKLYELAKLYAKSDKSLICWTMGVNQSAQGTDTVSAINNLAIMTGHIGKEGAAPFSITGQCNAMGTREFGFTSSIPGYRDFASENDRAEFASLINVPVELIPDKRGYKYADIIDAIDRGEIKALWVVCTNPYVSFPDQNRLRSALKKLDILIVQDAFMSDTAQVADVVFAAATWGEKEGCYTNSERRCSRANKAVEPPADSKSDFEIVVEFSEYFGAKDLLFPGWKKPEDAFKEIRKISKGRLCDYSGMTYEKIERLGGIQWPCNEKYPEGTPRLYTEDIDFRTSEGKARFVTADYRSLEENICETFPVILNTGRCVEHFHTRTKTSKIAILDNLAPEAWIEINPADAKKLQVKSYDRISISSKRGRVDNLVVKITNLVAPGTVFVPFHFNTQLINRVTNSLFDPISGEPNYKQTAVQLHSKKVPEGIKPKKTKIVAKLCYEKKKRRIKTEEIKAKSGEF encoded by the coding sequence AAGTCCGCATGCGGATACTGCGGTGTGGGCTGCGGCCTTTATATCGGAGTCAAAGAAGGTAAAGCCGTTTACACAAAAGGAGACCCTGCTCATCCGGTAAATCTCGGCACACTCTGCCCAAAAGGGCTTAGCGAACATCAGATGCTATACAACGACAACAGAGCTCTTTATCCCAAAATAAGAAAAAACGGAAAACTTCAAAACGTATCTTGGAAAGAGGCGTTCGAATATACGGCAGAAAAATTCAAAGATATCCAAAACCGCTACGGCAAAGGAGCGGTTGCGGTAATATCCACCGGACAGCTTTTGACAGAAGAGTTTTACACTCTAGGAAAATTCGTTCAACTAGGACTTGGAACGAACAACTACGACGGAAATACAACTCTTTGTATGGCAAGTGCGGTTATGGGATACAAACAGAGTTTCGGAAGCGACGGACCTCCGGGAAGCTATGAAGACATAGCAAAAGCCGATACTGTTTTTGTCATAGGGGCCAATCTGGCGGACAACCACCCTATTATCGTTCATCATCTGATGAAAAACAGAAAATCCAAAAAGATAGTGGTTATCGATCCAAGACGCTCAAAAACAAGTCAGCTGGCCGATATATATATACCTATAAAACCGAGAACAGATTTGGCTCTTATAAACGGTCTTGCATACATTATCTGGGAACAGGGCTGGTACGACGAAAAATTTATAAATGAAAGAACAACCGGCTGGAAAGAGTTTGTCAAACATCTACAAAAATATCTGCCGCAGGAGTGCGCGTACATAACCGGAATAGATGTGAAAAAACTGTATGAGCTCGCAAAGCTGTATGCAAAATCGGATAAATCACTGATATGCTGGACGATGGGTGTCAACCAGTCGGCCCAGGGAACGGATACGGTAAGCGCTATAAACAACCTGGCGATAATGACCGGCCATATCGGAAAAGAAGGAGCCGCTCCCTTTTCCATAACAGGGCAATGCAACGCAATGGGCACGAGAGAGTTCGGTTTTACCAGCTCCATTCCCGGATACAGAGACTTTGCAAGTGAAAATGACAGAGCCGAATTCGCCTCTTTGATAAATGTTCCTGTGGAACTGATACCGGATAAAAGAGGCTATAAATATGCGGATATTATAGATGCAATTGACAGGGGCGAGATAAAGGCTCTGTGGGTTGTATGTACAAACCCATATGTGAGTTTTCCGGATCAAAACAGGCTCAGGAGCGCATTGAAAAAACTCGATATTCTGATTGTTCAAGACGCTTTTATGAGTGATACGGCCCAGGTTGCCGATGTTGTTTTTGCAGCTGCTACATGGGGAGAAAAAGAGGGATGCTACACAAACAGCGAAAGAAGATGCAGCCGTGCAAACAAAGCAGTAGAACCTCCTGCAGACTCCAAAAGCGATTTTGAGATAGTGGTTGAGTTCAGCGAATATTTCGGCGCAAAAGACCTTCTCTTTCCAGGATGGAAAAAGCCTGAAGATGCTTTTAAAGAGATAAGGAAAATCTCCAAGGGAAGGCTCTGCGACTATAGCGGTATGACATATGAAAAGATAGAGAGACTTGGCGGCATACAGTGGCCGTGCAATGAAAAATATCCAGAAGGCACACCAAGACTCTATACTGAAGATATCGATTTCAGGACGTCTGAGGGCAAAGCCCGTTTTGTAACGGCTGATTATAGATCTCTGGAAGAGAATATTTGCGAAACATTTCCTGTAATATTAAATACCGGAAGATGTGTCGAACATTTCCATACAAGAACAAAAACCTCCAAAATAGCAATTCTCGACAACCTCGCCCCTGAAGCATGGATAGAGATAAACCCTGCTGACGCCAAAAAGCTGCAGGTCAAAAGCTACGACAGAATAAGCATAAGCAGTAAAAGAGGCAGGGTAGATAATCTTGTGGTAAAAATTACAAACCTTGTGGCTCCCGGAACGGTATTTGTACCGTTTCATTTCAATACGCAGCTTATAAACAGAGTTACAAACTCTCTCTTTGACCCCATATCCGGAGAACCCAATTATAAACAGACAGCCGTGCAGCTTCACAGCAAAAAAGTGCCTGAAGGCATAAAGCCTAAAAAAACCAAAATTGTCGCAAAGCTATGCTATGAGAAAAAAAAGAGACGTATAAAAACCGAAGAGATAAAAGCAAAATCAGGAGAATTTTGA
- a CDS encoding nitrite/sulfite reductase, protein MTDRLKKAKEQRSKKINRVENIKSLKTPQEAFEQLKEYAKKGYESIPKEDKEFFLKCFGIFDRPATPEKFMLRVRIPGGRVTALQAKKLGEVAKKYGNDYIDLTTRMQVELRFLKIKDLPQLLEELESVGITTYQTGIDNFRNIVTDPLDSIAKDSVIESFGLLEKLQNFYLKKPQWIGSLPRKFNTSITGSLSNRCNVYGHDCCFVTAFKNGRYGYNVYLGGKVGKIAQNADVFLGSEDEVLRFYEALITVFKTYGFRDNRNKNRLHFLIKAVGMEEFIKAVSKAADFEFESAGETLCSLEHFDAKYGRVELKDGSFAIHAVVPAGIFTGSDMIEASEIAQKYGNGEIRLTVEQNLYITGIKEEDIKSVFETPFFHKYQNIDTPYFNNLISCVGAKHCPYGVIEGKPDALAMSEYLSSKISLSDGKIRLYWSACVKGCGIHEFGDIGFIGAKAKVDGITEPGVDIVLGGSLTKTDSPAHTILKAVPLRFAKYLVEEIVLEYAIHRRKNESFEKFFERVLSLYTYSAISFMATFNYAMKKEKFDYRFSLPQKPETGKNEHFEIFDFGCRIYKDLVGEKPYLEILDFRPLGNQKPANPSKIIPEIPKKTGNLIYKMISPNPNERYMAFSECLNELKLW, encoded by the coding sequence ATGACAGACAGACTAAAAAAAGCAAAAGAGCAAAGAAGCAAAAAGATAAACAGGGTAGAAAACATAAAATCGCTCAAAACTCCCCAGGAGGCATTTGAACAGCTTAAAGAGTATGCAAAAAAAGGTTATGAATCCATACCGAAAGAAGATAAAGAGTTTTTTTTAAAATGTTTCGGGATATTCGATAGACCCGCAACTCCGGAAAAGTTTATGCTAAGAGTAAGGATCCCCGGTGGAAGAGTTACAGCCTTGCAGGCAAAAAAACTGGGCGAAGTGGCAAAAAAATACGGCAACGACTATATCGACCTTACTACAAGAATGCAGGTTGAGCTGCGATTTTTGAAAATCAAAGATTTGCCTCAACTTCTTGAAGAGCTGGAAAGTGTGGGTATTACCACTTATCAGACCGGCATAGACAATTTCAGAAACATAGTCACAGATCCGCTCGATTCGATTGCGAAAGACTCTGTTATAGAGAGTTTCGGTCTGCTTGAAAAGCTCCAGAATTTCTACCTTAAAAAACCTCAATGGATAGGATCGCTCCCTAGAAAATTCAATACCTCCATAACAGGTTCACTATCGAACAGATGTAATGTTTACGGCCATGACTGCTGTTTTGTAACGGCATTTAAAAACGGGCGATACGGATATAATGTCTATCTTGGAGGAAAAGTCGGAAAAATAGCACAAAATGCAGATGTTTTCTTGGGCAGTGAAGATGAAGTGCTACGCTTTTATGAAGCTCTGATAACTGTTTTTAAAACTTACGGATTCAGAGACAACAGAAACAAAAACAGACTCCACTTTCTGATAAAAGCGGTAGGGATGGAAGAGTTTATAAAAGCCGTTTCAAAAGCTGCCGATTTTGAGTTTGAATCCGCAGGGGAGACTCTTTGCTCACTAGAACACTTTGATGCAAAATACGGGCGCGTCGAACTTAAAGACGGCTCATTTGCTATACATGCCGTTGTACCCGCAGGAATTTTTACAGGCTCTGATATGATAGAAGCCTCTGAAATTGCACAAAAATACGGCAACGGCGAAATAAGGCTGACAGTTGAACAAAATCTCTATATAACAGGAATAAAAGAAGAGGATATAAAAAGTGTTTTTGAAACACCTTTTTTTCATAAATATCAAAATATCGACACCCCGTATTTCAACAACCTTATCTCATGTGTGGGTGCAAAACATTGTCCGTACGGTGTGATTGAGGGCAAACCTGACGCTTTGGCAATGTCAGAGTATCTAAGCTCGAAAATCTCTTTAAGCGACGGCAAAATACGACTTTACTGGTCGGCATGTGTAAAAGGATGTGGAATTCACGAGTTTGGTGACATAGGATTTATAGGTGCAAAAGCAAAAGTGGACGGCATTACCGAACCCGGCGTCGATATAGTCCTGGGAGGAAGTCTGACAAAAACCGATTCGCCTGCGCATACCATACTCAAAGCGGTGCCTCTTAGATTTGCAAAATATCTTGTAGAAGAGATTGTTTTGGAGTATGCTATACACAGAAGAAAAAACGAAAGTTTTGAAAAGTTTTTTGAAAGAGTACTATCTTTGTACACATATTCTGCTATATCGTTTATGGCGACTTTTAACTACGCGATGAAAAAAGAGAAATTTGATTATAGATTTTCTCTTCCACAAAAACCTGAAACAGGAAAAAACGAACATTTTGAAATATTCGATTTCGGATGCAGGATATACAAAGACCTTGTAGGCGAAAAACCGTATCTTGAAATTTTGGATTTCAGACCCCTGGGCAACCAAAAGCCTGCAAATCCTTCAAAAATCATTCCAGAAATACCAAAAAAAACAGGTAATTTGATATATAAAATGATTTCTCCAAATCCAAACGAAAGATACATGGCTTTCAGCGAATGTTTGAACGAGCTAAAGCTGTGGTAG
- the gyrA gene encoding DNA gyrase subunit A, with the protein MADLFEKHQDIQEVDIEDSLKTSYLDYSMSVIIGRALPDARDGLKPVHRRILYAMNELNLTSRAAYKKSARIVGDVIGKYHPHGDTAVYDALVRMAQPFSMRIPLVDGQGNFGSIDGDNPAAMRYTEARMTALAEELLRDIDKDTVDFVPNYDDTMQEPDVLPSRVPNLLLNGSNGIAVGMATNIPPHRLDELIDALLVLIDNPAAQVEELMEHIQGPDFPTGGIIFGKQGIVSAYKTGRGRIKVRAKTHIEKRGNKEIIIIDELPYQVNKARLIEQIAQLVKDKQIEGISEIRDESDREGIRVVIELKKDVYSDIILNNLYKSTNMETTFGIILLAIENKEPKVFTLLELLQLFLKHRKTIIIRRTIFELEKAKARAHILEGLKIALDNIDEIVRLIKTSEDAKSAKAGLIERFSLSEIQAQAILDMRLQRLTGLERDKIENEYQGLLKEIERLSAILKSEEKLSEIIKEELIEIKEKFSTPRLTEIVESYEDIDIEDLIPNEPMVVTITHRGYIKRVPLKSYEKQKRGGKGKTAVTTYEDDFIEKFFISNTHDTLMFITDRGQLYWLKVYKIPEASRTAKGKAVVNLINLEPGEKIKAIIPTTDFQKDKSLAFFTKNGIVKRTNLSEFSNIRSRGVRAITLDENDELVSANIVNPDTKWLFIITRKGMCIRFKVQDVREMGRTARGVTGIRFKYPDDEVVGAAIIANENEELLTVSEKGIGKRTEASEYREQSRGGKGVIAMKLTPKTGNVVGVVIVDENKDLMVLTSTGKMIRVDMQSIRKAGRNTSGVMIVRVEKGDKVVSIARCPKEEKEEIEGEEQ; encoded by the coding sequence ATGGCTGATCTGTTTGAAAAACATCAGGATATTCAGGAAGTCGATATCGAAGATAGCTTAAAAACAAGCTATCTTGATTATTCGATGAGCGTTATCATCGGACGGGCACTTCCAGACGCGAGAGACGGTCTGAAGCCGGTACACAGAAGAATACTTTACGCAATGAATGAGTTGAACCTCACAAGCCGTGCAGCATACAAAAAGAGTGCGAGGATCGTGGGGGACGTTATAGGTAAGTATCACCCTCACGGTGATACAGCCGTTTACGACGCACTTGTTCGTATGGCACAGCCTTTTTCAATGAGAATACCTCTTGTAGACGGACAGGGAAACTTCGGCTCCATCGATGGCGACAACCCGGCTGCGATGAGATACACTGAAGCCAGAATGACTGCTCTTGCAGAAGAGCTATTGAGAGATATAGACAAAGATACGGTCGATTTTGTTCCAAACTACGACGATACTATGCAAGAACCAGACGTTCTTCCAAGCCGTGTGCCAAACCTTCTTCTAAACGGAAGCAACGGTATAGCCGTAGGTATGGCTACCAATATTCCTCCCCACAGGCTTGATGAACTTATAGACGCTCTTCTGGTCCTTATAGACAATCCTGCCGCACAGGTAGAAGAGCTGATGGAGCATATTCAGGGTCCGGACTTTCCTACAGGCGGTATAATTTTCGGAAAACAAGGCATCGTTTCTGCGTACAAAACAGGAAGAGGCAGAATAAAGGTACGAGCAAAAACCCATATCGAAAAAAGAGGCAACAAAGAGATCATAATCATTGACGAACTCCCTTATCAGGTAAACAAAGCAAGACTCATAGAACAGATTGCGCAGCTTGTAAAAGATAAACAGATCGAAGGTATCAGCGAAATAAGGGATGAGAGCGACAGGGAAGGTATCAGAGTAGTTATCGAACTCAAAAAAGATGTCTATAGCGATATAATACTCAACAATCTTTATAAATCCACAAATATGGAGACAACTTTCGGAATAATACTTTTGGCTATAGAAAATAAAGAGCCTAAAGTATTTACACTTCTTGAGCTCCTGCAACTTTTTCTCAAACACAGAAAAACGATAATCATCAGAAGAACTATATTCGAACTTGAAAAAGCAAAAGCACGAGCACATATACTTGAAGGGCTCAAAATAGCTCTAGACAATATTGACGAAATTGTACGGCTTATAAAAACCAGTGAAGATGCAAAATCGGCAAAAGCAGGACTCATTGAGAGATTTTCTCTAAGCGAAATTCAGGCGCAGGCCATTTTGGATATGAGACTGCAAAGACTCACCGGGCTTGAAAGAGATAAAATAGAAAACGAGTATCAGGGGCTTTTAAAAGAGATAGAAAGATTATCAGCAATTCTTAAAAGCGAAGAGAAACTGAGCGAAATTATAAAAGAAGAACTGATAGAAATCAAAGAGAAGTTCTCGACTCCTAGACTTACGGAAATAGTTGAGTCATATGAAGATATTGACATAGAAGACCTTATTCCGAACGAACCTATGGTAGTGACAATTACACACAGAGGATATATAAAAAGAGTACCTCTCAAATCTTATGAAAAACAGAAACGCGGCGGAAAAGGAAAGACTGCCGTCACCACATATGAAGATGACTTTATTGAAAAATTCTTTATATCCAACACCCATGATACTTTGATGTTTATAACAGACAGGGGACAGCTGTATTGGCTAAAAGTATATAAAATACCGGAAGCCAGCAGAACTGCAAAAGGAAAAGCGGTAGTAAATCTGATAAATCTAGAACCCGGAGAAAAGATAAAAGCGATTATACCTACAACAGATTTCCAAAAAGACAAGTCTTTAGCTTTCTTTACCAAAAACGGTATCGTAAAAAGAACAAACCTTAGCGAGTTTTCCAATATAAGAAGCAGAGGGGTAAGAGCAATAACGCTTGACGAAAATGATGAACTTGTCTCTGCAAATATCGTCAATCCGGATACAAAATGGCTTTTCATTATAACCAGAAAAGGAATGTGTATAAGGTTTAAAGTCCAAGATGTAAGAGAGATGGGCAGAACCGCACGTGGAGTCACCGGTATAAGATTCAAATATCCCGATGATGAGGTTGTCGGAGCGGCTATCATAGCCAACGAAAATGAAGAGCTTCTGACTGTCAGTGAAAAAGGTATAGGTAAAAGAACAGAAGCGAGTGAGTACAGAGAACAGAGCCGTGGCGGAAAAGGTGTCATCGCTATGAAACTTACACCAAAAACAGGAAATGTGGTTGGTGTTGTAATAGTAGATGAAAACAAAGATCTTATGGTCCTCACCAGTACAGGGAAGATGATCAGAGTCGATATGCAAAGCATCAGAAAAGCCGGCAGAAACACAAGCGGTGTCATGATAGTAAGAGTTGAAAAAGGCGACAAAGTAGTAAGTATAGCAAGATGTCCGAAGGAAGAAAAAGAAGAGATTGAAGGAGAAGAGCAGTGA
- a CDS encoding aspartate-semialdehyde dehydrogenase — MRRYNVAIVGATGAVGEEMMRVLEEVNFPVNRLIPLASSRSAGETVQFHGDDITVLELTENVFEEQDVEIALFSAGGSISARFAPYAVEAGAVVIDNTSYFRMDPEVPLVVPEVNPEDIAGWKNRGIIANPNCSTIQMVQALKPLDDAYGIKRVDVATYQATSGAGKSAMEEMVMQMKDFFAFKLDESPHEKFPHQIALNVIPQIDKFMDNGYTKEEMKMVNETKKIMHKNIEVSATCVRVPVLRGHSEAVTVHFEKDVDTNAAREVLRRGKNIVIMDDPQNSEYPMPITVVDKNETYVGRIRKDIYKDNILHMWVVADNLRVGAATNAVRIAQKWIETESI; from the coding sequence GTGAGAAGATACAATGTTGCCATCGTCGGAGCCACCGGGGCTGTTGGCGAAGAGATGATGAGAGTACTTGAAGAAGTAAATTTTCCTGTAAACAGACTTATCCCCCTGGCAAGCAGCAGAAGTGCAGGTGAAACGGTTCAGTTCCACGGCGATGATATCACTGTTCTTGAACTGACTGAAAACGTTTTCGAAGAACAAGATGTGGAAATTGCACTTTTTAGTGCCGGCGGAAGCATATCGGCACGTTTTGCACCATATGCCGTTGAAGCCGGCGCAGTAGTGATAGACAACACAAGCTATTTCAGAATGGATCCTGAAGTTCCGTTGGTGGTACCTGAAGTAAATCCTGAAGATATAGCAGGATGGAAAAACAGAGGAATAATAGCCAATCCGAACTGCTCTACAATACAAATGGTACAGGCTTTAAAACCGCTTGATGATGCTTACGGTATCAAAAGAGTCGATGTAGCTACTTATCAGGCAACAAGCGGCGCAGGAAAAAGTGCGATGGAAGAGATGGTTATGCAGATGAAAGATTTTTTTGCCTTCAAGCTTGATGAGAGTCCGCATGAAAAGTTTCCACATCAGATCGCATTGAATGTTATCCCGCAGATAGATAAATTTATGGATAACGGATACACAAAAGAAGAGATGAAAATGGTAAACGAGACAAAAAAAATTATGCACAAAAACATTGAAGTAAGCGCAACCTGCGTCAGAGTGCCCGTACTGAGAGGCCACAGCGAAGCAGTGACCGTTCATTTTGAAAAAGATGTAGATACAAATGCAGCCAGAGAAGTTTTAAGAAGAGGAAAAAATATTGTCATTATGGATGATCCGCAAAACTCCGAATATCCTATGCCAATAACAGTAGTAGACAAAAACGAAACATATGTAGGAAGAATCAGAAAAGATATATACAAGGACAATATTTTGCATATGTGGGTAGTTGCGGACAATCTCAGAGTAGGAGCCGCTACAAACGCTGTAAGAATCGCACAAAAATGGATAGAAACGGAGAGCATATGA
- a CDS encoding YqhA family protein, with protein sequence MNILEKVFESVLWNSRLFIVFAVIFGMLGAVVLVIVASLDIFHVCIEAYKVLTGPEHPKNFHEVLIGGIIGAVDLYLIAVVLMLFSFGLYELFISKIDVARESESSKILQIRSLDQLKDKLAKVIVMVLVVSFFKRVLGTSYEGPLEMLYFAGSILALALGLYFLHKGGSNGSH encoded by the coding sequence ATGAATATTCTTGAAAAAGTTTTCGAATCTGTTTTATGGAACAGTAGACTCTTTATAGTTTTTGCCGTTATTTTTGGTATGCTGGGTGCGGTTGTGCTTGTTATTGTAGCAAGCCTTGATATTTTTCATGTCTGCATAGAGGCTTATAAAGTTCTTACCGGTCCTGAACATCCAAAAAATTTTCATGAAGTTCTTATCGGTGGTATAATCGGAGCAGTCGACTTATACCTTATTGCAGTAGTTTTGATGCTGTTCAGCTTCGGTCTATATGAACTTTTTATTTCAAAAATAGATGTGGCAAGAGAGAGTGAGTCTTCAAAAATCCTTCAAATAAGATCTCTGGACCAGTTAAAAGATAAACTCGCAAAAGTTATCGTTATGGTGTTGGTTGTCAGTTTCTTCAAAAGAGTTCTGGGAACATCTTACGAAGGACCACTTGAGATGCTCTACTTTGCAGGTTCTATACTGGCTCTTGCTTTAGGACTCTATTTTCTTCACAAAGGAGGCAGCAACGGCAGCCATTGA
- the hemE gene encoding uroporphyrinogen decarboxylase has protein sequence MVFIDACFRKETPYTPIWMMRQAGRYLPEYMEVRNKAGDFLTLCKNPQWASEVTIQPIDILNVDAAILFSDILVIPLEMGMDLKFEKGEGPVFSDPIRTKEDIDRLYDYPEERLTYVYETIKLTRERLPKEKALIGFSGAPWTLATYMVEGSGSKTYAQIKKLIYTDPEFMHALMIKITEAVKAYLLKQIESGVNAVMVFDSWASALEKDMFFEFSWEYMKDIAEFIKLKHPDIPVILFPKGIPGYLDKIDGNFDVFGVDWGTPMELAKKHLGDRYVLQGNMEPCRLYNKEATKEGVEKIVETMGAKPGHIFNLGHGMLPDLPVENAKYLVDLVHTLTKR, from the coding sequence ATGGTATTTATAGATGCATGTTTTAGAAAGGAGACGCCCTATACTCCAATATGGATGATGAGGCAAGCAGGAAGGTATCTTCCGGAATATATGGAAGTAAGAAACAAAGCTGGAGACTTTTTGACTCTTTGTAAAAATCCCCAGTGGGCCAGCGAAGTAACAATACAGCCTATCGATATACTCAATGTTGATGCTGCAATACTTTTCAGCGATATCCTTGTAATTCCTTTGGAAATGGGTATGGACCTCAAGTTTGAAAAAGGAGAAGGACCGGTTTTCAGTGATCCTATAAGAACTAAAGAGGATATTGACAGACTATATGACTATCCTGAAGAGAGACTCACATACGTTTATGAGACAATAAAACTCACAAGAGAGAGACTTCCAAAAGAAAAAGCTCTTATAGGCTTTAGTGGCGCTCCATGGACTCTGGCTACATATATGGTTGAAGGTAGCGGATCCAAAACATATGCACAGATAAAAAAACTTATCTATACAGACCCAGAATTTATGCATGCGCTTATGATCAAAATAACAGAAGCTGTAAAAGCATATCTTCTAAAACAGATTGAATCGGGTGTAAATGCTGTAATGGTTTTTGACAGCTGGGCAAGCGCACTTGAAAAAGATATGTTTTTTGAATTCAGCTGGGAGTATATGAAAGATATTGCAGAGTTTATAAAATTGAAACATCCGGATATTCCGGTTATTCTTTTCCCCAAAGGTATTCCAGGATATCTGGATAAAATAGACGGAAATTTTGATGTTTTCGGAGTCGACTGGGGAACCCCTATGGAACTTGCCAAAAAGCACCTTGGTGACAGATATGTCCTTCAGGGAAATATGGAGCCTTGCAGACTTTATAACAAAGAGGCGACAAAAGAGGGTGTTGAGAAAATAGTAGAAACCATGGGGGCAAAACCTGGCCATATATTCAATCTGGGACACGGCATGCTGCCTGACCTTCCGGTTGAAAATGCAAAATACCTGGTAGATTTGGTCCATACATTAACAAAAAGATGA
- a CDS encoding radical SAM protein codes for MRYVFGPVNSRRFGLSLGIDLSPDEKSCNFDCIYCELSPSKPTNFIKNPPKPEEIIKELKSALRKYKNIDVITITSNGEPTLYPYLDILVDMINRIKENTSLLILSNAANIADKNIQNILKKIDIVKLSLDCATQKCFKKIDRPLKGTDINKIIEGIKKFRKKFDKTLIIEILFVKGINDNAEEAKKLAQILFEIKPDRVDIGTIDRPPAYKVQPVSFKKLFELSYFFKELPVNIVSRRDSKPMNKDLSEKEILNTLKHRPFTYDDIKTVLSKDSLKIFEELLKKDLIEKKYVSNVVFYTPKY; via the coding sequence ATGAGATACGTTTTTGGACCTGTAAATTCGAGACGTTTCGGGCTTTCGCTCGGAATCGATCTCAGCCCCGATGAGAAAAGCTGCAATTTTGACTGTATCTATTGCGAACTCTCACCATCAAAACCGACTAACTTTATAAAAAACCCTCCAAAACCGGAAGAGATTATAAAAGAGCTGAAATCCGCACTGAGAAAATACAAAAATATAGATGTTATAACCATCACGTCAAACGGAGAACCAACACTATATCCATATCTTGACATACTTGTCGATATGATCAACCGGATAAAAGAAAATACCTCTTTGCTTATACTCTCAAATGCTGCAAATATAGCCGATAAAAATATACAGAACATTCTAAAAAAAATTGATATTGTAAAGCTCTCTTTGGATTGCGCTACTCAAAAATGTTTTAAAAAAATAGACCGCCCGTTAAAAGGCACTGATATAAACAAAATTATAGAAGGAATAAAAAAGTTTAGAAAAAAATTCGATAAAACTCTGATAATCGAAATTCTTTTTGTAAAAGGTATAAACGACAATGCCGAAGAAGCCAAAAAACTTGCTCAAATTCTTTTTGAAATAAAACCTGACAGAGTAGATATAGGCACCATAGACAGACCGCCTGCATATAAAGTACAGCCTGTAAGTTTCAAAAAGCTTTTCGAACTCTCCTATTTTTTCAAAGAACTTCCGGTAAATATTGTATCAAGAAGAGATTCAAAACCTATGAACAAAGATTTGAGCGAAAAGGAAATACTTAATACGCTTAAACACAGACCGTTTACTTATGATGATATAAAAACTGTACTTTCAAAAGATTCTTTGAAGATTTTTGAAGAGCTGTTAAAAAAAGATTTAATAGAGAAAAAATATGTATCAAATGTAGTTTTTTATACGCCCAAATATTGA
- a CDS encoding c-type cytochrome, with the protein MKKIIIISFSIVLTSLWAADGAKIFKKTCSVCHGDRAQKSSLKVSKIIAGWPAEKIVEKLKAYKSGKLNQYGFGNMMRNRATKLTDEEMMAVAKYIESLKKTK; encoded by the coding sequence ATGAAAAAGATTATAATTATAAGTTTTTCTATTGTTTTAACTTCATTGTGGGCTGCGGACGGAGCGAAAATTTTCAAAAAAACATGTTCTGTTTGTCATGGAGATAGGGCGCAAAAAAGTTCCTTGAAAGTAAGTAAAATCATAGCAGGCTGGCCGGCTGAAAAAATAGTGGAGAAATTAAAAGCTTATAAATCAGGCAAACTGAACCAGTACGGTTTCGGAAATATGATGAGAAACAGGGCTACAAAACTAACCGATGAAGAGATGATGGCAGTAGCAAAATATATCGAGAGTCTTAAAAAAACTAAATAA
- a CDS encoding CZB domain-containing protein, with product MSLAKLDHVIWKVNTYISIAKKEEAFKFVDHHNCRLGKWYYEGEGKEFFSDAPSFSALEIPHATVHNGTKKIFDLIHQDKTSFEELLDALEEMEDGSKKVFEILDKILAEKDKKESATK from the coding sequence ATGAGTCTTGCGAAACTCGATCATGTAATATGGAAAGTGAATACATATATTTCTATTGCAAAGAAAGAGGAAGCGTTTAAATTTGTTGACCATCACAACTGCAGACTAGGAAAATGGTATTATGAAGGAGAAGGCAAAGAGTTTTTTTCTGATGCACCATCCTTTTCGGCACTAGAGATTCCTCATGCTACGGTACATAATGGAACAAAAAAGATTTTTGATCTAATACATCAGGATAAAACATCTTTTGAAGAGCTGTTGGATGCTCTTGAAGAGATGGAAGATGGAAGTAAGAAAGTGTTTGAGATACTTGATAAAATTCTGGCGGAAAAGGATAAGAAAGAGTCGGCAACTAAATAG